In Alcaligenes faecalis, the sequence TCGCCTGCTACCCAAGCTTGCTGCCAGCATGCCTGGCCCTTCAGGTTCGGCAGCGGTCTGGCTACGCCTGGAAATCAGACACCCCATGCAGTCTGATGCCGTGCAGTGGGATGACTTGGCTGACGGTCGAGTCGTCTATGCCCAGCAGACTGAAAACGAGCTTGCTTTGCCAGTTTCCCAAACAGGCTGGTCCGCAGACCTGGAGCCAGCGGAACCGCCATCAACGGTCGGAGATAGCCGTCTGCCGCCATGGGATGGCTCTGCTCAAGGATCAGGTCAGGATTCGCCCTCTCCAGGGCCTGCCGCCCCCACACCAGACTCAGGAGGAGCTGAATCTCTGCCCCCAAACCCTGCCTGCTACTAACTGTCGCGCCATTCGGGGCGGGCTTCAGATATCGGCAACATAGGACGCTATAAACGCATTCCTGCTCCAAGCGGAAGACAGAATTACAGCCAGTTATGGCCGTAGTCAGGGCAGTGAAGGGAACAAGAAGAAGGAAAGCGCCGATAAGGCCGTCACAAAACCGACAAAGCCAAAGGGACTCGATAGCCACTCCGTCACCGCTCTGCCCCTGAAATGACTGCTACTTAAAACCAGACCCGATCCAGGCCCACATACAAGGAGCGCAACAAAGCCCGGATCAACGATCCAAACACAAAGCAGGAGAACAATCAGGAATGAACAGGCCGATCAGCCGTTCCAGCAGCGCCTTGCGCGCTACTTCTTAACGTGGGCTGCTTGTTGTGGCAGCCGAACCACCGGGAGGCACGATCTGCACAAAGATCTCGCCTTCGCGCATCATGCCAAATTCGCTACGAGCACGCTCTTCAACCGCGTGGGTACCCGAACGCAAATCCTGAACCTCGGCCAGCAAGGCGTTGTTACGCGCCGTCAGGGCTTCATTGGTTTCTTTTTGCGCAACCAGCCTGGTCTGCATTTGCCGTACATCCAGCCAACCGCCTTTGCCCCACCATAAAGCGTAATGGGTTACCAGGGTCAGGCACAGCAGGAGCAGGACGATAAGGCGCATGGTGATATAAGAACCGGGTCTTCTGACCCGGTTCATCAAACAGAATTAGCGCAGATTATAGAACGCTTCGCGACCTGGGAAGGTAGCAACTTCTGCCAATTCTTCTTCAATACGCAACAACTGGTTGTACTTGGACATGCGATCGGAACGGGACAGGGAGCCTGTCTTGATCTGC encodes:
- the ftsB gene encoding cell division protein FtsB, whose amino-acid sequence is MRLIVLLLLCLTLVTHYALWWGKGGWLDVRQMQTRLVAQKETNEALTARNNALLAEVQDLRSGTHAVEERARSEFGMMREGEIFVQIVPPGGSAATTSSPR